From Rhodococcus sp. B7740, one genomic window encodes:
- a CDS encoding DUF222 domain-containing protein, whose product MKTWGDVFELADQELVSELADVSSHENALAAARLTLLAEIDRRGLAMKLGHSTVTRWYAKSVRITDGSATRQMELGQWLTQWPNVLDALAGGDIHAGHASAIADGYATVVVADPTLDEQRHDAVVAELLETAMRGTAGQVTARAQALAHSAAEDARARHARAEKQRREREREQASRTDAGGSGDAGGPGDAGGLGDAGPEPAGPEPVPSGPPPVPVSENPGLNRFDVHRLASGRFQIGGDVDRLLAEKLLTALSPLTAPRPGPGGERDARSPSKRRADALDRILDRHLRGGSRGASGGSRASVHLIVPLRDLLSDRRNKETASAPTGFDNTRYRC is encoded by the coding sequence GTGAAGACATGGGGGGATGTGTTCGAGCTCGCGGACCAGGAATTGGTCTCCGAGCTCGCCGACGTGTCGTCCCACGAAAACGCTTTGGCTGCAGCAAGATTGACACTGCTCGCCGAGATCGACCGACGTGGCCTGGCGATGAAACTCGGGCACTCGACGGTCACCCGCTGGTACGCGAAGTCGGTGCGCATCACCGACGGATCCGCAACCCGCCAGATGGAACTCGGGCAATGGCTCACCCAATGGCCGAACGTGCTCGACGCCCTCGCCGGCGGTGACATCCACGCCGGCCACGCCTCGGCGATCGCCGACGGCTACGCCACCGTCGTGGTCGCCGACCCCACCCTCGACGAGCAGCGCCACGACGCCGTCGTCGCGGAACTGCTCGAGACCGCGATGCGCGGCACCGCCGGACAGGTCACCGCACGAGCGCAGGCCTTGGCGCACTCCGCGGCGGAGGACGCGCGAGCTCGACATGCGCGGGCCGAGAAGCAGCGACGAGAACGGGAGCGGGAACAGGCGAGCCGAACCGATGCCGGTGGCTCCGGTGACGCAGGTGGCCCGGGTGATGCAGGCGGCTTGGGTGATGCAGGGCCCGAACCTGCTGGGCCCGAACCTGTTCCGTCGGGGCCGCCGCCGGTACCGGTGTCGGAGAACCCGGGCCTGAACCGGTTCGATGTTCACCGGCTGGCCAGTGGCCGCTTCCAGATCGGTGGCGATGTCGACCGGCTCCTCGCCGAGAAACTGCTCACCGCCCTGTCGCCGTTGACGGCTCCGCGGCCGGGCCCGGGTGGGGAACGTGACGCGCGGAGTCCGTCGAAGCGGCGGGCCGATGCACTCGATCGGATTCTCGACCGTCACCTCCGCGGTGGCAGCCGCGGGGCGTCGGGTGGGTCGCGGGCGTCGGTGCACCTGATCGTTCCGCTGCGCGACCTGCTCAGCGACCGTAGAAACAAGGAAACTGCCAGCGCACCAACGGGGTTCGACAACACACGCTACCGGTGCTGA
- a CDS encoding DUF3253 domain-containing protein → MSATDKELEDKIRSLLDARSRDSTICPSDVARALSDDGWRELMEPVRRAARRMVDAGEVEITQKGSVVDPSTAKGPIRIRWKR, encoded by the coding sequence GTGAGCGCCACCGACAAAGAACTCGAAGACAAGATCCGTTCTCTGCTCGACGCTCGGTCCCGCGACTCCACGATCTGCCCGTCCGACGTCGCACGAGCCCTGTCCGACGACGGTTGGCGGGAGTTGATGGAACCGGTCCGCCGCGCCGCCCGTCGGATGGTCGACGCGGGAGAGGTCGAGATCACCCAGAAGGGATCAGTGGTCGATCCCTCGACTGCGAAGGGCCCAATCCGTATTCGTTGGAAGCGTTGA
- a CDS encoding peptide deformylase: protein MAIRPILVAGDPRLTTVAELVTVFDADLAAFVKDLFETNTAAHGAGLAANQVGDPRAVFVYDLRDGGVRHRGHVVNPVLETSAIPETMPDPGDGEGCLSVPGERYPTGRADWARVTGVDVENAPVSVEGHGYLARCLQHESDHLAGHLYLDRLIGRNQRAAKKMIKARGWVGPGNSWLPGSDADPFGW, encoded by the coding sequence ATGGCGATTCGACCCATTCTCGTTGCCGGTGACCCGCGGCTGACGACGGTCGCCGAACTCGTCACCGTGTTCGACGCCGATTTGGCGGCGTTCGTGAAGGACCTGTTCGAGACCAACACCGCGGCGCACGGGGCCGGACTCGCTGCCAACCAGGTCGGCGACCCGCGTGCAGTGTTCGTCTACGACCTCAGGGACGGCGGGGTCCGTCACCGCGGGCACGTGGTCAACCCAGTGCTCGAGACGTCGGCGATCCCGGAGACGATGCCGGACCCCGGAGACGGTGAAGGGTGTCTGTCGGTACCGGGGGAGCGGTACCCGACCGGCCGCGCAGACTGGGCCCGCGTGACCGGTGTCGATGTGGAGAACGCGCCCGTCTCGGTCGAGGGCCACGGTTACCTGGCTCGGTGTCTGCAGCACGAGTCCGACCATCTGGCCGGTCACCTGTACCTCGACCGCCTGATCGGCCGCAATCAGCGTGCTGCGAAGAAGATGATCAAGGCACGAGGATGGGTCGGCCCCGGCAACAGTTGGCTGCCCGGGTCCGATGCGGACCCGTTCGGCTGGTGA
- a CDS encoding DUF6992 family protein encodes MGSAATDRALRTGSFLERGTLEYMTALEAPIVAQRLGRRLAMWGGGSMLVGTVLALRGSSPARRAFGQQTAGWGAIDLAIAGVGALSSKPPTAASLSRLLWINAGLDVLYVATGAHIAVRKPRFGGRITADQALGHGSAVVVQGAALLALDTTHARMISG; translated from the coding sequence ATGGGATCGGCCGCAACCGACCGCGCGTTACGAACCGGCTCCTTCCTCGAACGCGGCACACTGGAGTACATGACAGCACTCGAAGCGCCCATCGTTGCCCAGCGGCTCGGCCGTCGTCTCGCGATGTGGGGCGGTGGAAGTATGCTCGTCGGAACGGTGTTGGCGTTGCGCGGGTCTTCGCCTGCCCGGCGGGCGTTCGGTCAGCAGACTGCGGGGTGGGGTGCGATCGATCTGGCGATCGCGGGTGTAGGCGCGCTGAGCTCGAAGCCTCCGACTGCCGCGAGTTTGAGCCGGCTGCTGTGGATCAATGCCGGTCTCGACGTCCTCTACGTCGCGACCGGCGCGCACATCGCCGTCAGAAAGCCTCGGTTCGGCGGCCGGATCACCGCTGACCAGGCGCTGGGCCACGGCTCTGCGGTCGTCGTGCAGGGCGCTGCGCTTCTCGCATTGGACACGACACACGCCCGCATGATTTCCGGGTAA
- a CDS encoding DUF4185 domain-containing protein encodes MRVRSRQIAVGAVLALAVSGLSALTAPTVSAEPCGGLGGPGSSPLFGSSGSAGMSGKNPQGPQGPLPRITGNTQSIAWVTGPQSVNNTYNDLAMSGTDLGISWDNGAGQILMAFGDTFGDCSSGNAQWRSNALFRSDKASTNLAQGVEIGPADPADNTSGAVVRAGSPNYAAEIISSAKLPSVEDTTIPTAAIAIGNTQYINYMSVQSWGSPGRWITNYSATAKSTDNGQNWSTDPKTIRVNKGVTIPGFTNVHESQGKFQQSAYVLGRDGKYLYQFGTPNGRFGDAFVSRVAPSDIENLDAYEYSTQDPDPTKQWSKNIGDTVAIVKGPVSEMSVAWNDYLGRYVMMYGDENTRTLVARTADNPEGPWSAPRTILDANQTAGGIYAPFIHPMSSGKDLYFTASRWSDYNVLLLKTNLDALK; translated from the coding sequence ATGCGTGTACGTAGTCGGCAGATTGCTGTCGGGGCTGTCCTGGCACTGGCAGTGAGCGGACTCAGCGCTCTGACCGCGCCCACCGTGTCGGCCGAACCGTGCGGTGGGCTCGGTGGGCCGGGCTCGTCTCCGCTGTTCGGGTCGTCGGGTAGCGCCGGGATGTCGGGCAAGAACCCGCAAGGCCCTCAGGGGCCGCTGCCTCGGATCACCGGCAACACCCAGAGCATCGCCTGGGTCACCGGTCCGCAGAGCGTGAACAACACCTACAACGACCTCGCGATGTCCGGCACCGACCTCGGAATCAGCTGGGACAACGGGGCCGGCCAAATCCTGATGGCGTTCGGTGACACGTTCGGAGACTGCTCCTCCGGCAATGCGCAGTGGCGCAGCAACGCGCTCTTCCGGTCGGACAAGGCGTCGACGAATCTGGCGCAGGGAGTCGAGATCGGTCCAGCCGACCCCGCAGACAACACCTCCGGTGCCGTCGTGCGGGCCGGTAGTCCCAACTATGCAGCCGAGATCATCTCCAGCGCAAAGCTGCCCAGCGTCGAGGACACGACGATTCCCACGGCGGCCATAGCGATCGGCAACACCCAGTACATCAACTACATGTCGGTGCAGAGCTGGGGCAGCCCCGGGCGCTGGATCACGAACTACTCGGCGACGGCGAAATCCACTGACAACGGTCAGAATTGGTCGACCGACCCCAAGACGATCCGCGTCAACAAGGGTGTCACCATTCCGGGCTTCACCAACGTCCACGAAAGCCAGGGCAAGTTCCAGCAGAGCGCGTACGTGCTGGGTCGAGACGGCAAGTACCTGTATCAGTTCGGCACACCCAACGGACGATTCGGCGATGCCTTCGTCTCACGGGTGGCACCGAGCGACATCGAGAACCTCGACGCGTACGAGTATTCGACGCAGGATCCGGATCCGACGAAGCAGTGGTCGAAGAACATCGGCGACACCGTTGCGATCGTCAAGGGCCCGGTCAGTGAGATGTCGGTTGCATGGAACGACTACCTCGGCCGCTACGTGATGATGTACGGGGACGAGAACACTCGCACATTGGTCGCTCGCACTGCCGACAATCCCGAGGGGCCCTGGAGTGCGCCGAGGACCATCCTCGATGCCAATCAGACCGCCGGCGGAATCTATGCGCCGTTCATTCACCCGATGTCGAGCGGAAAAGACCTGTACTTCACTGCTTCTCGGTGGTCGGACTACAACGTGCTGCTGTTGAAGACGAATCTCGACGCGCTGAAGTGA
- a CDS encoding ABC transporter permease, which translates to MGGYLARRLLNYVVLLLIATFLTYLLASLTFDPLSNLLSRNPPPSSAVLDAKRAALHLDDNPVLRYLKWLWAVLHGDFGQTIAAGSVNDELWRRILVSLRLVVLGTVLGAVLGTLVGAYGAVRQYKIFDHVATVVTFILISTPILVLAPVLKYLAVQVNQSTGSQFFQYTGETSTTLAPGLMNEIIDRAQHLLLPTVVLMLFTIGGYSRYMRSSMLDELNMDYIRTARGKGLTRGRAIFKHGFRTALIPMATLFAFGMGAVITGATFTERVFGWYGMGDWLIYGITSQDINITLAVSLFTALSVLVSGMLTDIFTAALDPRVRYAD; encoded by the coding sequence GTGGGCGGTTATCTTGCGCGGAGGTTGCTGAACTACGTCGTCCTGCTGCTCATCGCGACGTTTCTGACCTACCTTCTGGCGTCGCTCACGTTCGATCCGCTGTCCAATCTCCTCAGTCGCAACCCGCCGCCGTCGAGCGCTGTACTCGACGCGAAACGCGCGGCGCTGCATCTCGACGACAACCCCGTGTTGCGCTACCTGAAGTGGCTGTGGGCTGTGCTTCATGGTGACTTCGGTCAGACCATCGCGGCCGGCTCCGTCAACGACGAGTTGTGGCGACGCATTCTCGTCTCGCTGCGTCTGGTGGTGCTCGGCACCGTCCTCGGCGCGGTACTGGGAACACTCGTAGGTGCGTACGGTGCCGTCCGGCAGTACAAGATCTTCGATCACGTCGCCACTGTCGTGACGTTCATCCTCATCAGCACCCCGATCCTGGTTCTGGCGCCGGTACTCAAATACCTTGCTGTGCAGGTCAATCAGAGCACCGGTAGCCAGTTCTTCCAATACACCGGTGAGACGTCGACAACACTCGCTCCCGGTCTGATGAACGAAATCATCGACCGTGCTCAGCATTTGCTGTTGCCGACCGTTGTCCTGATGTTGTTCACCATCGGTGGTTACAGCCGCTACATGCGTAGTTCCATGCTCGACGAACTGAACATGGACTACATCCGTACGGCCCGCGGCAAGGGCCTCACCCGCGGCCGCGCGATTTTCAAGCATGGCTTCCGAACTGCATTGATCCCGATGGCGACGCTCTTCGCGTTCGGGATGGGCGCGGTGATCACCGGCGCGACCTTCACCGAGCGAGTTTTCGGGTGGTACGGCATGGGGGACTGGCTGATCTACGGCATCACCAGTCAGGACATCAACATCACGCTCGCGGTCTCGCTGTTCACCGCGCTGTCGGTCCTCGTCTCCGGAATGTTGACCGACATCTTCACGGCCGCATTGGATCCGCGCGTTCGCTACGCGGACTGA
- a CDS encoding ABC transporter permease has translation MATPVVPEIAAVEGPSDSTAPITRRRLVLRRFLRNRPALVGIVVLLAMFVGAFVLPHFIPFTYEELDAYALNSPPTTRHWFGTNQIGQDVLAQTLRGLQKSLIIGMLVALISTVLAGVVGAVAGYFGGWTDRALMWVADVLLVVPSFLVIAICSPLFRDKSFFILVLLLAAFAWMITSRIIRAMTRSLREREFIRAAKYMGATPTSVIGKHVLPSMASILIVDVTLNVGIAIIGEASLSYFGFGVQRPDVSLGTLIADGTSSALTYPWLFAFCCGALVLIVLATNFVGDGLRDAFDPNSTRGQARG, from the coding sequence ATGGCGACACCTGTGGTTCCCGAGATCGCTGCGGTCGAGGGCCCGAGCGACTCGACGGCTCCGATCACACGCAGGCGCTTGGTGCTGCGCCGGTTCCTGCGCAACCGGCCTGCGTTGGTGGGCATCGTGGTGCTGCTCGCGATGTTCGTCGGCGCATTCGTACTCCCGCACTTCATTCCCTTCACCTACGAGGAACTCGACGCGTACGCGCTCAACTCGCCGCCGACCACACGACACTGGTTCGGCACCAACCAGATCGGGCAGGATGTTCTGGCTCAGACGCTGCGTGGACTGCAGAAGTCGCTGATCATCGGCATGCTCGTCGCGCTTATTTCCACGGTGCTTGCCGGTGTCGTCGGCGCGGTGGCGGGATACTTCGGCGGTTGGACCGACCGCGCGCTGATGTGGGTCGCCGATGTTCTGCTCGTCGTCCCGAGCTTCCTGGTCATCGCGATCTGCTCACCACTGTTCCGCGACAAGAGCTTCTTCATCCTGGTGTTGCTGCTCGCGGCGTTCGCGTGGATGATCACCTCCCGCATCATCCGTGCGATGACGCGGTCGTTGCGTGAGCGCGAATTCATCCGTGCCGCCAAGTACATGGGTGCGACGCCGACGAGTGTCATCGGGAAGCACGTGCTGCCGTCGATGGCGTCGATCCTCATCGTCGACGTCACGCTCAACGTGGGTATCGCCATCATCGGTGAGGCGTCGCTGAGCTACTTCGGTTTCGGTGTCCAGCGGCCCGACGTCTCGCTCGGAACCCTGATCGCGGACGGTACGTCGTCCGCGTTGACCTATCCGTGGCTGTTCGCGTTCTGCTGTGGCGCACTGGTCTTGATCGTGCTGGCAACGAACTTCGTCGGCGACGGCCTGCGCGACGCATTCGATCCGAACTCGACGAGGGGACAGGCACGTGGCTGA
- a CDS encoding ABC transporter ATP-binding protein, with amino-acid sequence MAETVPVLKVSGLEVSFPSEEGRVTAVRGLDYQVDKGEVMAIVGESGSGKSVSSLAVMGLLPQTARVTGSIELNGRQLLGLSDREMSRERGRSVAMISQDPLTALTPIYRIGDQIAEAISVHNPSLSKVKVQERTLELLDLVGIADPRTRAKSYPHEFSGGMRQRVVIAMAIANDPDLIIADEPTTALDVTIQAQILDLLRTARDVTGAGVVFITHDLGVVAGVADRAMVMYAGRAVETAPVDELYAHPSMPYTVGLLGSVPRPDRPAQERLVPIEGTPPALVNLPTGCPFGPRCPLHTEACDKGEPPLIQVAPNHSAACIRIDAATAESVEAEFEGAPRSEAPAELVVTVPKDAPVLSVTDLHKSYPMFKGSVLRRRAGEVPAVQGISFDVHAGSTLAIVGESGCGKSTTLLEIMEFVKPQQGSIRINGVEPYGLSRAEQRKLRAHIQIVFQDPMGSLDPRMPVGEIIAEPLKINGVPVDERTRRVRELMDTVGMRPELADRYPTQFSGGQRQRVGIARALALKPSILVLDEPVSALDVSIQAGVLNLLQDLQEELGLAYLFVSHDLSVVRHLADEVAVMRNGVFVEKGPTAQIFDAPEDPYTRALLKAIPIPDPVLQRARIAEAAQLADAI; translated from the coding sequence GTGGCTGAGACTGTGCCGGTGTTGAAGGTCAGCGGACTCGAAGTCAGCTTCCCGAGTGAGGAAGGCCGCGTCACCGCGGTCCGCGGACTGGACTATCAGGTCGACAAGGGCGAGGTCATGGCCATCGTCGGCGAATCCGGCTCCGGTAAGTCGGTGTCGTCCCTGGCCGTCATGGGGTTGCTTCCGCAGACCGCACGGGTCACCGGGTCCATCGAGCTGAACGGCCGTCAGCTACTCGGACTGTCCGACCGTGAGATGTCCCGTGAGCGTGGGCGTTCGGTGGCGATGATCTCGCAGGACCCATTGACTGCGCTGACGCCCATCTACCGGATCGGTGATCAGATAGCCGAGGCGATCTCGGTACACAATCCGTCACTGAGCAAGGTGAAGGTCCAGGAGCGGACCCTGGAATTGCTCGATCTGGTCGGCATCGCCGATCCGAGAACACGGGCCAAATCGTATCCGCACGAGTTCTCCGGCGGTATGCGGCAACGCGTCGTCATCGCGATGGCCATCGCGAACGATCCCGATCTCATCATCGCCGACGAGCCGACCACTGCCCTCGACGTGACGATCCAGGCGCAGATCCTCGACCTGCTGCGCACGGCCCGTGACGTGACCGGAGCCGGCGTCGTGTTCATCACCCACGACCTGGGAGTCGTTGCCGGCGTTGCCGATCGGGCCATGGTCATGTACGCCGGGCGAGCCGTCGAAACTGCTCCAGTGGACGAGCTGTACGCGCACCCGTCCATGCCCTACACCGTGGGCTTGCTCGGCTCGGTCCCTCGCCCGGATCGTCCCGCGCAGGAGCGCCTGGTGCCTATCGAGGGCACGCCGCCCGCTCTGGTGAATCTCCCTACGGGCTGCCCGTTCGGGCCCCGATGTCCGCTGCACACGGAGGCCTGCGACAAAGGCGAACCACCGTTGATTCAGGTTGCCCCGAATCACAGCGCGGCGTGCATCCGTATCGATGCGGCGACGGCCGAGTCGGTGGAGGCGGAATTCGAGGGTGCCCCACGGTCGGAGGCACCGGCCGAATTGGTGGTGACCGTACCGAAGGATGCTCCGGTGTTGTCGGTGACCGATCTGCACAAGAGCTACCCCATGTTCAAGGGTTCGGTACTGCGTCGACGCGCGGGCGAAGTGCCTGCGGTGCAGGGCATCAGCTTCGATGTCCACGCAGGGTCCACCTTGGCGATCGTCGGCGAATCGGGCTGCGGCAAGTCGACGACCCTGCTCGAGATCATGGAGTTCGTGAAGCCGCAGCAGGGCTCGATCAGAATCAACGGAGTCGAGCCTTACGGCCTGAGCCGAGCCGAGCAACGAAAGCTGCGCGCGCACATCCAGATCGTGTTCCAGGACCCGATGGGCTCGCTCGATCCGCGAATGCCTGTGGGGGAGATCATCGCCGAGCCGTTGAAGATCAACGGCGTGCCGGTCGACGAGCGCACCCGCCGGGTTCGGGAACTGATGGACACCGTCGGAATGCGTCCCGAGCTCGCCGATCGGTATCCCACTCAGTTCTCCGGCGGGCAGCGTCAACGTGTCGGCATTGCACGGGCTTTGGCGCTCAAACCGTCGATCCTGGTGCTCGACGAGCCGGTGTCCGCGCTCGACGTGTCGATCCAGGCGGGCGTGCTGAACCTGCTCCAGGATCTGCAGGAGGAGCTCGGACTGGCGTATCTGTTCGTCTCGCACGACCTGTCGGTGGTGCGTCACCTTGCCGACGAAGTAGCGGTGATGCGCAACGGGGTGTTCGTGGAGAAGGGCCCGACGGCGCAGATCTTCGACGCACCCGAGGACCCGTACACACGGGCACTCCTGAAAGCCATCCCCATCCCCGATCCGGTGCTCCAACGAGCCCGAATCGCCGAGGCCGCACAGCTGGCCGACGCCATCTGA
- a CDS encoding ABC transporter family substrate-binding protein translates to MKAKLFRALVPIAVAVTTVGLVAGCSSGDTGPNADAPASFESGAQINPHPITDLQQGGNMNFPLTQVTANYNYYQIDGTTVDTSRFYAALMPRSFTAAADASLTVDTDFFTDITESEVDGKQVITYNINPKAKWSSGRSLDYTDLVATWTANSGKDPAYEASSTAGYDKVESVVRGENDQQVILTFTEKFADWPSLYSPLMPAESVNTVDAFNTGSVSTMPATAGPFRIRTIEPGGKRMIAERNPDWWGENPAVLDTITFLPLDSTASVGALQSGEIDYYELGSSADAFKVARGIPNIDLRQSLGPQYRHFDFNGAPGRITSDKAVRLALMKAIDRDYLATSQLGQITSNPTVLNNHIFVDGQKGYQANNGDVTFDPEKAKSELEAAGWTMNGEFRSKDGQQLDLHDIIPADTPNATQEAQIIQQNLKAVGANLIIDAVPSDDFFEKYILVGAFDVTHFTWEGTPYTSSSDGIFRLTPGSTLQNYGQVGSEEINGLLDTAAGELDDDARFADYNEADKAIWAEGHSLTMFQRPSTYATKSNLANFGAPGFGDLDMSKVGFLK, encoded by the coding sequence ATGAAAGCCAAGCTATTTCGGGCACTGGTCCCGATCGCGGTGGCCGTGACCACCGTAGGACTGGTGGCGGGGTGCAGCTCCGGCGACACCGGGCCCAACGCCGATGCGCCTGCGTCGTTCGAGAGCGGAGCGCAGATAAACCCGCATCCGATCACCGATCTGCAGCAGGGCGGGAACATGAACTTCCCGCTCACGCAGGTGACTGCCAATTACAACTACTACCAAATCGACGGCACAACGGTCGATACCTCGCGGTTCTACGCCGCGCTGATGCCGAGGTCGTTCACCGCCGCAGCCGACGCGAGTCTGACGGTGGACACGGACTTCTTCACCGACATCACCGAGTCGGAGGTCGACGGAAAGCAGGTCATCACCTACAACATCAATCCCAAGGCCAAGTGGAGCAGCGGGAGGTCGCTGGACTACACCGACCTCGTGGCAACGTGGACCGCGAACAGCGGGAAGGACCCGGCGTACGAGGCTTCATCCACGGCCGGGTACGACAAGGTCGAATCCGTCGTGCGCGGCGAGAACGACCAACAGGTGATTCTGACGTTCACGGAGAAGTTTGCCGACTGGCCATCGCTGTACTCCCCGCTGATGCCCGCAGAGTCGGTGAATACCGTCGACGCCTTCAACACGGGATCGGTGAGCACGATGCCTGCCACCGCAGGCCCGTTCCGTATCCGGACCATCGAGCCCGGGGGTAAACGCATGATTGCGGAGCGCAACCCTGATTGGTGGGGCGAAAACCCAGCGGTGCTCGACACCATCACGTTCCTGCCACTCGATTCGACGGCCTCCGTCGGCGCGTTGCAGAGTGGCGAGATCGATTACTACGAATTGGGTAGCAGCGCTGACGCATTCAAGGTCGCGCGGGGTATCCCGAACATCGACCTGCGGCAGAGCCTGGGTCCGCAGTACCGCCATTTCGATTTCAACGGCGCGCCCGGGCGCATCACGTCGGACAAGGCGGTCCGGTTGGCTCTGATGAAGGCGATCGACCGCGATTACCTGGCCACCTCGCAGCTCGGCCAGATCACCTCGAACCCGACGGTGCTGAACAACCACATTTTCGTCGACGGCCAGAAAGGTTACCAGGCGAACAACGGCGACGTCACGTTCGACCCGGAGAAGGCGAAGTCCGAACTCGAGGCCGCCGGATGGACGATGAACGGCGAGTTCCGCTCCAAGGACGGACAGCAACTCGATCTGCACGACATCATTCCGGCGGACACCCCGAATGCGACGCAGGAAGCGCAGATCATCCAGCAGAACCTCAAGGCTGTCGGCGCCAACCTCATCATCGACGCAGTGCCGTCCGACGACTTCTTCGAGAAGTACATCCTGGTCGGCGCATTCGATGTCACCCACTTCACCTGGGAGGGAACGCCGTACACCTCCAGCAGTGACGGCATCTTCCGCCTGACGCCCGGCAGTACGCTGCAGAATTACGGTCAGGTCGGGTCCGAGGAGATCAACGGATTGCTCGACACGGCGGCCGGCGAGCTCGACGACGACGCACGTTTTGCCGACTACAACGAGGCAGACAAGGCGATCTGGGCGGAGGGGCACAGCCTCACGATGTTCCAGCGTCCGTCGACGTACGCGACCAAGTCGAATCTCGCGAACTTCGGCGCTCCGGGATTCGGTGACCTCGATATGTCGAAGGTCGGGTTCCTGAAATAG
- a CDS encoding acetamidase/formamidase family protein translates to MARSMAEQAAETITKGIGRRGFIQAVAALGAGVGIAGTAACSSSSSSSTAAASSSAPAPVGILQPGSGDISGDHYLSSEVDKVLWGYVPTVESESVLQMKSGETVTIDALSHEGILEDQGRDPVEFFGGKGVSESDVLQDAIDIAGGYDRTVRNFDVDGPHVVTGPVFVEGAQRGDVLKIETLEAIPRVPYGVVSSRHGKGSLTVTASGEAPAGISLDEVMPPIASDGRTSGDPTQYGNISTFTAVEDGQGVMRYGDAAVRFPLRPFMGMMGVAFASDPGLTSPNANSIPPTLGGGNIDVGLLGVGSTFYLPVFAEGALFYVGDPHMAMGDGEVALTAMEGSLRGTFRLTVCKAGSGDAPSVAYSYPFAENEDSWIPIGLSDPDGAVGGQSSDLNAAMRRAVVNALDFLETDLGMDRATAYAYLSAAANFTVSQVVDKTVGVHGQISKAHFDR, encoded by the coding sequence ATGGCGCGGTCGATGGCGGAGCAGGCAGCGGAGACGATCACCAAGGGAATCGGTCGACGTGGATTCATCCAGGCGGTGGCGGCATTGGGCGCAGGCGTCGGAATCGCCGGAACGGCAGCTTGTTCGTCGTCGTCGTCGTCGTCCACCGCCGCCGCGAGTTCGTCGGCACCTGCACCGGTCGGCATTCTTCAGCCCGGATCAGGCGACATCTCCGGCGATCACTATCTGAGTTCCGAAGTCGACAAGGTCCTGTGGGGGTACGTCCCGACGGTCGAGTCCGAGTCGGTGCTGCAGATGAAGTCCGGCGAGACGGTGACCATCGACGCGCTCAGCCACGAAGGAATTCTCGAAGATCAGGGTCGCGATCCCGTCGAATTCTTCGGTGGCAAGGGCGTATCGGAATCCGACGTGCTGCAGGACGCCATCGACATCGCCGGCGGATACGACCGCACGGTCCGTAACTTCGACGTCGACGGCCCTCATGTGGTGACGGGTCCGGTGTTCGTCGAGGGTGCGCAGCGCGGGGATGTACTCAAGATCGAGACGCTCGAGGCGATCCCACGCGTTCCGTACGGTGTGGTGTCGAGCAGGCACGGCAAGGGCTCCCTGACGGTCACTGCGTCCGGTGAGGCTCCTGCGGGCATCAGCCTGGACGAGGTGATGCCTCCGATCGCAAGCGACGGCAGGACCTCGGGTGACCCGACGCAGTACGGCAATATCTCCACGTTCACCGCCGTCGAGGACGGGCAGGGTGTGATGCGGTACGGCGATGCGGCCGTACGCTTTCCGCTGCGTCCCTTCATGGGCATGATGGGTGTTGCCTTCGCCAGCGACCCGGGCCTGACGTCACCGAATGCGAATTCGATTCCCCCGACGCTCGGCGGCGGCAACATCGATGTCGGCCTGCTCGGCGTCGGGTCGACGTTCTACCTCCCGGTGTTCGCAGAGGGTGCGTTGTTCTACGTCGGCGATCCGCACATGGCGATGGGCGACGGAGAGGTCGCGCTGACGGCGATGGAAGGTTCCCTGCGCGGCACCTTCCGCCTGACGGTGTGCAAGGCGGGCAGCGGGGATGCGCCGTCCGTCGCGTACTCGTATCCCTTTGCCGAGAACGAGGATTCATGGATTCCGATCGGCCTGTCCGATCCGGACGGTGCCGTCGGTGGTCAGAGTTCGGACCTGAACGCAGCCATGCGTCGGGCAGTGGTCAACGCGCTCGACTTCCTCGAGACCGACCTCGGCATGGACCGGGCGACGGCCTATGCCTACCTTTCCGCGGCCGCCAACTTCACCGTTTCGCAGGTGGTCGACAAGACGGTAGGCGTGCACGGCCAGATCTCGAAGGCGCACTTCGATCGGTAG